A single Neospora caninum Liverpool complete genome, chromosome VIIb DNA region contains:
- a CDS encoding Carbon catabolite repressor protein, related: protein MEGSTAPASSAHSDHSHPLARSGSVEEPATGDPTQGSCQLRANDVDGPASGRNRPTRRPASEGQSQSFASHFLPDFSEPAETAPERADGTRESPDPAPHVPPNVRDASRIWNFSVPRGSAENPSTTASACGKSPRSPNRGHGVGVPQEANSCSAPPSAGRAAPPVVGEGPVASGDVADVDSDRSGFRAAGADNTAGAGTAGSEADGGSAAKGATPSRSGEATESGVPPSPENSRGVDSPESDQGGGPESRAHDGPTGKGAGANRVYTREHEKKDLASPSAATPGPSAAGGAELLRCDLMWIASGNKGGLITPVEDCELHPIVIIRDRQGRVFDDDEESEENPIGKSSHIFFRWMRGPPRAVCTFHPQRAACLQCVVTLRCFCCYDCFRKGYKQLHKFYRTRGLSSILPHPNSHTYGVPCRPFDWNDFDSNRQFDTQHLALLKQAGLVTAEGEQESWKPVSTCRNYTPSKADVGHQLRLETLVVDRQTLAQLLEDSRSRQSNRRKSREKREAAGAAEEDRDASTGANGHCDRGFTERQAGDRSSGPDSEPKKNNGPCPDSEGTDGGTHSSQPGESARRPSADVSSDGRSGRGRQSEKSEAVRELSTACPDENRSAEGIAAESSRNRRAPAGSDASAGSSAGATGGEDRDGDVPASGDAASRSVLGNRESVDMAEAAAVAWAAASLHDSSHYRQVLTGCCVPTVDTVPRRRRRLASVPHLPPVHGVAAHGAGLHGLAALSLQRPAHPTHEVRGLPDGSLHVPNAHLDAFPGPTSRSAGATRDRLFSPIDDMAVYAPVGAETGSALSDGSSLAGSVAFGSSAGAGSYTSLGSFGDASSFSSSAFGFGRSASGLCTYAPGGGNVAGNLLPSYEANGLSGQAAASVPGGFYQNRAGPSSRAPSSREGGVLEGDGACHGAHGGFDSESDCCLSPEGSFASRGETPGGHGSGSNSRCESRHSSASARDELRPEDAEQFNVSVMTWNVLAELYGTLDAFPHCDAYMLAWPYRRQRILDEILTHNPDVVCLQEVQSEHFEDFFLPELARHGYNGMYKQKTMEIFTSGSGKKSGGKFTMDGCATFYRKSKFTIVDQCGLEFSQLIKQASREQLPRQLQRQAVRRLLKDNVALLLLLEVKNEGDARAAAAAEETERGRDTGTRRSDGNRSSSDSRALSASTARPWLNPASSSSPDSATPPLSRGRVHAATGLEGGGVLGGANRAESENPRGSRDAGVETDAEPVRSTLRANAPAWEASRVFDSLANSSGIAGGLQWGCTSGASSADGGSPSGPRKLLLVANTHIVANPESNDVKIWQAQTLVGMIEKYLLAFRPPTYLDSPCLTPAVVLCGDFNSTPDSAVYQLLVTGRCDRQHTDLASDRHGLLAELNLGHNIPLKSGYAVSKALKDGLDPHDFYALRQSEPEFTNYTGNYTGCLDYLFFTDTMLRVREILEPVDSKQLFREARQLQLLHQALPSPLRPSDHIPLLCKFEWIQ from the exons ATGGAAGGGTCAACTGCTCCTGCGTCCAGCGCCCATAGTGATCACAGTCATCCGCTCGCGCGTTCTGGGTCTGTCGAGGAACCAGCCACAGGCGACCCAACGCAAGGCTCCTGTCAGCTGCGGGCGAACGATGTGGATGGCCCAGCAAGTGGCCGAAACCGCCCGACGAGAAGGCCGGCGTCTGAGGGGCAAAGCCAGTCTTTCGCGTCCCATTTCCTTCCCGACTTCAGCGAacctgcggagacagcgcccgAGCGCGCTGACGGCACGAGGGAATCTCCTGACCCGGCACCGCACGTTCCACCCAATGTAAGAGACGCTTCCCGAATCTGGAATTTCTCTGTCCCCAGAGGCAGCGCTGAAAATCCAAGTACGACTGCGTCCGCGTGTGGGAAGAGTCCCCGATCTCCAAACCGCGGCCACGGCGTAGGCGTGCCGCAGGAAGCGAATTCTTGTTCGGCGCCGCCCTCCGCGGGCCGGGCGGCCCCGCCCGTTGTTGGGGAAGGCCCCGTGGCTTCCGGTGACGTTGCGGATGTTGACTCGGACAGGAGCGGCTTCAGAGCGGCGGGCGCTGACAACACCGCTGGAGCTGGAACCGCAGGCAGTGAAGCTGATGGTGGATCGGCTGCGAAAGGTGCTACACCGTcgcggagcggcgaggcgacagagagcggcgtcccgccttctccagaAAACAGTCGTGGCGTGGATTCGCCAGAGAGCGATCAAGGCGGGGGTCCGGAGAGTCGAGCACACGACGGGCCGACAGGCAAGGGTGCGGGGGCGAATCGAGTTTACACACGAgagcacgagaagaaggatcTGGCATCTCCGTCCGCGGCCACGCCAGGGCCAAGTGCGGCAGGCGGAGCAGAGTTGCTGCGGTGCGATCTGATGTGGATTGCTTCCGGAAACAAGGGCGGTCTCATCACTCCTGTGGAGGACTGCGAGCTCCACCCGATCGTAATCATTCGCGACCGGCAAGGCAGGGTGttcgacgacgacgaagagagtgaagagaacCCGATCGGGAAGTCGTCCCATATCTTCTTCCGGTGGATGCGGGGACCACCTCGAGCTGTATGTACATTCCACCCTCAGCGCGCAGCTTGCTTGCAGTGCGTCGTGACGCTGCGTTGTTTCTGCTGCTATGACTGCTTTCGGAAAGGGTACAAGCAGCTGCACAAATTCTACCGGACTCGCGGGCTCTCCTCGATCCTCCCCCATCCGAATTCGCACACCTACGGCGTCCCTTGCCGCCCGTTTGACTGGAATGACTTTGACTCAAATCGCCAGTTCGACACTCAGCACCTGGCTCTTCTGAAGCAAGCCGGACTGGTCACGGCTGAAGGTGAGCAGGAAAGCTGGAAACCGGTCTCCACGTGCCGCAATTACACGCCGTCAAAGGCGGATGTTGGCCATCAGTTACGGCTCGAAACACTGGTTGTTGACCGGCAGACGCTGGCGCAGCTTCTTGAGGACAGCCGGTCCCGTCAGAGCAACAGGCGGAAaagtcgagagaaaagggaagctGCCGGCGCAGCTGAGGAAGACAGGGACGCGAGCACGGGTGCGAATGGCCATTGTGACCGAGGCTTCACGGAGCGGCAAGCCGGCGACCGATCCAGTGGCCCAGACAGCGAGCCTAAAAAAAATAACGGCCCATGTCCGGACTCGGAGGGAACTGACGGAGGGACACACTCATCACAACCGGGGGAGAGCGCGCGGCGACCGTCCGCTGATGTGTCCAGCGACGGGCGCTCAGGACGAGGCCGGCAGTCGGAGAAAAGTGAGGCAGTTCGGGAGCTCTCGACCGCGTGTCCCGACGAGAATCGGAGTGCCGAGGGGATCGCTGCGGAGTCTTCGAGGAACCGTCGAGCGCCAGCAGGCAGCGACGCAAGCGCCGgcagcagcgcaggcgcgaCGGGCGGAGAGGATCGGGATGGAGACGTCCCCGCATCCGGAGATGCCGCTTCGCGTAGTGTCCTTGGCAACCGGGAGTCCGTGGATATGGCAGAGGCCGCTGCAGTCGCGTGGGCTGCGGCCTCGCTCCATGATTCCAGTCACTATCGCCAAGTGTTGACTGGCTGTTGCGTTCCCACTGTCGATACTGTtccgcgccgcaggcgacgacTGGCCTCTGTCCCGCATCTTCCGCCTGTCCACGGAGTCGCGGCGCACGGGGCGGGGTTGCACGGGCTAgctgcgctttctctccagcgccCTGCCCACCCGACCCACGAAGTTCGTGGCCTTCCTGACGGGAGTCTGCACGTGCCGAACGCTCATCTTGACGCGTTTCCGGGGCCGACCAGCAGAAGTGCTGGAGCGACACGGGATCGGCTCTTTTCGCCCATCGACGACATGGCAGTGTACGCTCCAGTaggcgcagagacggggTCGGCACTGAGTGACGggtcctctctcgccggaAGCGTCGCCTTTGGCTCCAGCGCAGGCGCGGGCTCCTACACCAGTTTGGGCTCCTTCGGGGACGCGTCcagtttctcttcgtcggcaTTTGGATTCGGCAGGTCGGCGAGCGGTCTCTGCACGTACGCGCCCGGAGGAGGGAACGTCGCTGGGAATCTCCTGCCTTCGTACGAAGCGAACGGGTTGAGTGGCCAAGCGGCGGCGAGCGTCCCGGGAGGATTCTACCAGAACAGAGCAGGACCGAGCTCGCGCGCTCCCTCGAGTCGCGAGGGCGGGGTTctcgaaggcgacggcgcgtgCCACGGCGCACACGGCGGATTCGACTCCGAAAGCGACTGCTGTCTAAGCCCAGAGGGTAGCTTCGCCAGTCGCGGGGAGACACCAGGCGGGCACGGCAGCGGATCCAACAGCCGGTGTGAAAGTCGACACAGCAGCGCGTCCGCTCGCGATGAGCTTCGCCCCGAAGATGCGGAACAATTCAACGTCAGCGTCATGACCTGGAACGTCCTCGCTGAACTTTACGGGACGCTCGACGCCTTCCCGCACTGCGACGCGTACATGCTCGCGTGGCCCTACCGGAGGCAACGGATTCTCGACGAGATCCTCACGCACAATCCCGATGTCGTCTGTCTTCAG GAGGTTCAAAGTGAGCATTTTGAGGACTTTTTTCTTCCGGAGCTGGCTCGCCACGGGTACAACGGGATGTACAAACAGAAGACGATGGAGATTTTCACCAGCGGaagtgggaagaagagcggaggcAAGTTCACCATGGATGGATGCGCGACGTTCTATCGGAAGTCAAAGTTCACCATCGTGGATCAGTGCGGCCTGGAATTCAGCCAACTGATCAAGCAGGCGTCGCGGGAGCAACTGCCCCGtcagctgcagagacaggccgtCAGACGTCTCTTAAAAGACAACGTCgcgcttctgcttcttctggagGTGAAGAACGAGGGCGACGCtcgcgcggcggctgcagccgaagagacggaacgcGGCCGCGACACCGGAACTCGGCGCAGTGACGGCAACCGAagcagcagcgacagccgaGCCCTGTCTGCGTCCACTGCGCGGCCGTGGCTGAATCCAGCGagctcttcgtcgccggaTTCGGCAACTCCGCCGCTGTCAAGGgggcgtgtgcatgcggcgactGGTCtggaaggcggaggcgtcCTTGGCGGGGCGAATCGTGCAGAGTCGGAAAATCCGAGAGGCAGTCGAGATGCTGGGGTGGAAACGGACGCGGAGCCTGTTCGCTCGACGCTTCGGGCGAATGCTCCCGCGTGGGAGGCGTCCCGGGTCTTCGACAGTCTCGCGAACAGCAGTGGCATCGCAGGAGGGCTGCAGTGGGGGTGCACGTCGGGAGCGAGCAGTGCAGATGGCGGCAGTCCGTCCGGCCCGCGGAAACTCCTCCTCGTGGCCAATACACACATCGTCGCCAATCCCGAGTCGAATGACGTGAAAATCTGGCAGGCGCAAACACTGGTTGG GATGATCGAGAAGTATCTGCTGGCGTTTCGCCCTCCAACGTATCTCGATTCGCCGTGTCTCACACCGGCTGTCGTTTTATGCGGCGACTTCAACAGCACGCCAGATAGCGCGGTCTACCAGTTGTTAGTGACGGGCCGATGCGACCGGCAGCACACGGACCTCGCCTCGGATCGACACGGACTTCTTGCGGAACTGAATCTTGGACACAACATCCCACTGAAGTCAGGCTACGCAGTG AGCAAAGCGCTAAAGGACGGTTTGGATCCACACGATTTCTATGCCTTGCGACAATCGGAGCCGGAGTTTACCAACTACACGGGGAACTACACGGGCTGCCTGGATTACCTGTTCTTCACCGACACCATGCTGCGGGTTCGCGAGATTCTCGAGCCGGTCGACAGCAAACAGCTTTTCCGG GAAGCTCGGCAACTGCAGCTCTTGCATCAAGCGCTTCCGAGCCCTCTGCGACCGTCAGACCACATTCCTCTCCTTTGCAAGTTTGAGTGGATTCAGTGA
- a CDS encoding Dihydropteroate synthase, related, translating to MANAQFLKMMDDDLGTEHATAYIALGSNLHGEARLGIIEETISEMRRCLGPILGISCLYETIPAFDVCPKGVVHDLFHPFYLNAVLKLRTHITDPWNVLEILKDLEAKGGRALPAPEEVESLLNGPTSSEPAKEETEQGGAAVPQNGGSKEALQKKYVRGAPRLLDLDLIFFDKEGKSCVIHPDAVRPADKKWPLTLPHPRMVTRNFVLFPLCDIDPEYVHPVEGVAVKELLRINLERRRIRLLNAAEEAKTHATQTHTGIAENPNGADLCAKGKPPRASLQFVHGYTIDGSLAIPRRCFAATTEQLWTLGGDAGVVDTLRYIEDVKRHADEKIKAGGDDGLTEAQRRQLLRVHRLEENLRQEHPLKVMGILNVSPDSFSDQFSASVDEAVAAAETMVEDGADVVDVGGEATNPFREAGGVPLAVERARVLPVVKKIAEQLKNRVIISVDTMKAEIAREAVAAGAAWVNDQTGESRTRADGDPLASVVDNSTAIVLMHKRGTPDTFDSYQKYEDVVGEVGSWLANMSEALQRCGVGRWRILVDPGLGIAKNPEQSFELVRAVKRIKQMLPTGIPMLLGFSRKRFIGWAVGETSLTARPTPDAVERRRWGGAAIVAWCAANADAVAVIRTHDVKDACTVRDVAEKIHGVNSPTGWLDKQPDMSSLYSFWN from the exons ATGGCGAACGCACAGTTCCTGAAGATGATGGACGACGACCTTGGCACGGAGCACGCCACAGCGTACATTGCTTTGGGCTCGAACCTGCACGGCGAAGCCCGACTCGGCATCATTGAGGAGACGATCTCCGAGATGCGGCGGTGTCTCGGACCCATTCTTGGTATTTCTTGCCTCTACGAGACCATTCCCGCCTTCGACGTGTGCCCCAAAGGAGTCGTCCACGACCTCTTCCATCCGTTTTACCTCAATGCGGTCCTCAAACTCCGCACACACATTACCGACCCGTGGAACGTTTTGGAAATCCTCAAAGACCTCGAGGCGAAAGGGGGGCGCGCTTTACCCGCACCTGAGGAAGTTGAGAGCCTGTTGAACGGGCCGACGTCTTCAGAGCCCgccaaagaggagacggaacaGGGCGGCGCCGCTGTTCCCCAGAACGGAGGCTCGAAGGAAGCGCTCCAGAAGAAGTACGTccgcggcgcgcctcgactCCTCGACCTGGATTTGATTTTTTTTGACAAGGAAGGGAAATCCTGTGTGATTCACCCGGACGCCGTGCGCCCTGCAGACAAAAAGTGGCCGCTGACTTTGCCGCATCCCCGCATGGTGACGCGGAATTTCgtcctgtttcctctctgcgacATCGACCCGGAGTATGTACACCCCGTTGAGGGAGTCGCTGTGAAGGAACTTCTCCGCATCAACCTCGAGCGGCGCCGAATTCGTTTGTTGAATGCggcggaggaagcaaaaacaCACGCGACGCAGACACACACCGGCATCGCCGAAAACCCCAACGGAGCGGACCTGTGCGCAAAGGGGAAACCACCGAGAGCCTCGCTTCAATTTGTGCACGGATACACAATCGACGGCTCGCTTGCCATTCCGCGGCGATGCTTCGCGGCCACGACTGAGCAGCTATGGACTCttggcggcgacgcaggtGTCGTCGATACACTCCGATACATTGAGGACGTCAAGAGACATGCAGACGAGAAAATCAAAGCCGGCGGAGATGACGGGCTGACGGAAGCGCAGCGCAGGCAGCTACTCCGCGTGCACCGCCTGGAGGAGAACCTTCGCCAGGAACATCCCCTGAAAGTCATGGGAATTCTGAACGTCAGTCCCGACTCCTTCTCCGACCAGTTTTCGGCCAGCGTCGACGAGGCCGTTGCCGCTGCCGAGACCATGGTTGAGGACGGTGCGGACGTTGTGGACGTTGGTGGCGAGGCCACAAATCCTTTCAGGGAGGCAGGCGGAGTTCCCCTCGCGGTTGAGAGAGCACGCGTCCTTCCCGTTGTCAAAAAAATCGCGGAGCAACTCAAAAACCGCGTGATCATTTCCGTCGACACCATGAAGGCCGAAATCGCCAGAGAGGCAGTCGCAGCGGGGGCCGCCTGG GTGAATGACCAGACTGGAGAGAGTAGGACGCGAGCTGACGGAGATCCTCTTGCATCCGTTGTCGACAACTCGACCGCCATCGTGCTGATGCACAAACGCGGCACTCCGGACACCTTCGACTCTTACCAGA AGTATGAGGACGTGGTCGGCGAAGTCGGTTCGTGGCTGGCGAACATGAGTGAGGCTCTTCAGAGATGCGGCGTAGGGCG GTGGAGGATCCTCGTGGATCCCGGCTTGGGGATCGCCAAGAATCCCGAGCAGAGCTTCGAACTGGTACGAGCCGTCAAACGCATCAAGCAGATGTTGCCGACGGGCATTCCCATGctcctcggtttctcccGAAAAAG GTTCATAGGCTGGGCCGTCGGAGAAACATCACTGACAGCTCGCCCGACGCCAGACGCCGTCGAACGACGCCGATGGGGAGGCGCAGCGATTGTCGCGTGGTGCGCTGCGAACGCCGACGCTGTGGCCGTCATCCGGACGCACGACGTCAAG GATGCGTGCACCGTGCGCGACGTGGCTGAGAAGATTCACGGCGTGAACTCCCCAACCGGCTGGTTGGACAAACAGCCAGATATGTCTTCGCTATACAGCTTTTGGAATTAG